The DNA window CCAATGTATTATAAGCTTAAGTCGACAACAATAACAACAATGGtgaattcaaattgaaaaaacTTCAAATGTCAGTCTGAAATGGCCcccattttattttttgactGGTGACATGATTGTCGAAATCCTAGTGGCTAAATGTTTGGTTTTGGATTGCCTTGGAAAACAGTTCTTAAAGAGCAGAGATGCACGTGTAACTCACAGTCCCCAATGCTCAGTCTCATCTCTCTATTTTCCCTCATCCATGATCATATGAGGTGTGTTTATGACAGAACTTCTGACACTTTTTTAATAAGCCCATCCCTGTCTTCTTCCCAATTTGCATGCTTTTCTTACCCTGTCCGCCACCTTTCTATACTTATATATAGGTCCCATTTTGGAAACAaaactctcttttttttttattataaaaagttaCTTCACCCATAACTAATTAAACATGATTTTtgtaaataaagaaagaaaatccATGGAAAGAGAGGCATTAATCCATTTCAAAGCCCTAATGAGTTTGAGTTAGTGCTAACTTTCAAAAAtgtaaataaactatttttgtTCATATGGGTAGAGTTTAAACTTGTATAAGAATTGTCCAaacttcaaattaattaatttattatataaatatataatattaaccaGATCATATTAGCTTTTATGAGAGTGAGTTAGAGTGAGAGAGAAGATTGCCATGTTTTGAATCCTTGAAGGTATAATGATCACATGGAGGAGGAAGATAAAACCAAAGAGTTATTGAGATacaataattaacaatatataaagaaaaacaaaattcaagaaATTTGTATAAAATCCATCTCTCTCATTTCAACCTacagatttgtttttttattatttagctAAAAAAAGATGGATTAATTGACACACCAAATTAAGCTAAAACCCATCAATCCTAATTGGGAAATTCCAAAGAAAACCAAGATTTATAATAACGCAGACTTTGTGAAAATGAACTAATTGAGCAAACAAAAGGAAAGGAGGATCGAGATTaggaaaaaaactaaaaattaacaTGAAGCCATACGTTGTTATTGATCAAAAGGGAGGTCGACCTGTTGCCCAGAAAGCTTCAGCTGGCATTTGGCATGAATTTAGTAGATTTTGAGGTAACCCATGATTCATTAAAGACGATGCATTCCCTTCATTCATTatctgttgttgttgttgattcTGGTTTTGTTGCTGGTTCTGTTCGATTGATGTTCCTGTCGGAGGAGATGGAAGAGGTAATGCAACCTCCTCCTCTTCCAATGGAAGCCTCTCATAAGCTGCGTTTCCAAATGAAGCCGCCATGATAATGACCGGTCCTGCCGCAATTAATGGTCCGACAACCGTTCCTCCCACCACTTGACCCTGTCCGCCGGCTAGATATATCGTCAAACTTGACGCGGCCGGCGGAGCTGGCGGTGGTAAAAACGATCCTGAGAGGGAAAGAATCTCGAACCGACCATGCAAAGACACGACCGCGCCAGGAGTAGCTGGTTGTTTCAAGGTTACGTTCGCGACAGTACCATTTCCGCTAAGTAGACAAACCCCTCTTTGACGCCTGGTCGCAAAAACCGAAACGCTCTCGATTATATCGCATCCGTTTGCGATCTCCATCACATGGCTTCTTAGAGCGTTAGGGCTATCTCTAGTGATTATAATCGGCGGCTTAGGTTTGTTCTTTGATCCAGCTGGTCTTCCTCTTGGCCTTCTAGAAACCTCTCCTcctgtttatttaataaaaaaaagcatGTCTTAAGGTTATGAGTTTGAGtctttaaaatgaaataacataCCGGAAGGGGTGGTGGCGGTGTTGCTGCTGTCGTCGCCTCGATCGCGTTTCTGGCCGACTCCACCGCCGCCGCTGCCGCTGTTTTCATCGTCGGAGTTGGCCGAGGGAGGGTTTTGGTGGTGGTGGTTTTGGAATTGAAAAGGAGAGTGATGGAGCTGAAGATCTCGAAAGGGAGGAGGAAGAGGACGATTATGATccatatctatctatatatctatcttatatatgtatatatgaatTACAACAGAGATTTATTCTGAAAGATACCCATTTCAATTCTCTCCCAATAATTAGCTCGTCAGATCAGAACTAGAACTAGAGCTCTAGAGAGAGATGATTTAGGGTTAGGTCTAAAAGCTATGGAGTGTTTGGGGAAGATGAGATGAAAGAGGATGATGAGTGAGAAGAGGGTTTTGTTTTGGTAGGACAGCGTGCGGATGGGCGGTGAGTGGGTCCCACGTTACACCACATCAAGTGGGTCCCATGTCAACACCCCAcgttctctttctttttctctttctacAGTGATCTAATTGAAAGAAGAACACACATAGAACTTGtgattttttgaaaacaatttattgaatattttcaaaattattagtttGACTAAAAAGTAGATCATTTATTTGGATGATTAACCGTTGTAATTACTATACTGTCTTTTTCTATTTAaagttttaactttatttttattttttattttaattaatgaatgacagattgttaaaaagttaaaaaaaaaaaaatcaaacaagttcatacaaaataaataaaaaggaaaacaCCATTGAAGAAGTACTATGTCTAGTGTCCTCCTTTCCTTTTGTTCTGTGACTAGGTTTCCTAACTTCTTAATTGggaatcatattttatttttatttttttatatctgaatctgttattactatttttattttattttattttacatgcatattattttatcatactAAATCTTAAGACTTCCACTTTAATTAATgcttattaaatttaaagattatttaattatataatatttttactttgtTATTGGAGATTGGATTTGGGCAATCTAAGAAAGTCATTACATTGATGAATATTTCAATCTTATCATAAAATTAATCGAACTGAAGCAAAAATATGTAGTCATGGTCTTCATGTTTTCAAATATAGAATCTGGTTTGGATTTCAAtagttgattatttaaataactttgttttataaatttgagttatttgaataaaaataataatatatattaaaataataatattttaataatttaaatgacgtgattgataaattatatataaaaaaatagattaaacaattatttaaataattaatagaaccgacataaaatttatttgatgcgttttttttctcttttcaaattaagaaataagtttttttttatgattttgctttttaaaatatttttttatttatgataaagGACTAAAATAGAGTATTTTGATTTAGATTATGGGTAGTAACTTATCtctaaaacatttattataagCGGAGATTCATACTAATTCTcgttcattttaaaaaaaaaacattcatgatattatttaatttatttgattagttGATGTTGAGAGTGTTTTAAAATTTGGATCGATCCAATGTATTtactaaaacatttttatataggtttgattttatattttgtttaaattactTTAGTAATAGTTAAATCAAACTAGCCTTAGTAGTGTTGATTGCGTGATGGACCAAACTGATGTGGCAAGCAAAACTTATCCGAATGTTCACAACTTGGCTACTCAAAATACATTTGTTTGGTtagtgataaaaaaattgacttaaatttatttgtgttaaaagactaaaatcataaatatataatggattttaatttttaaaaatatatgttatttgatGATGGATTGGACAAGGAAATATAAGATGTAATtgtgagttatttaaaaataatcacaaataaatcaaaacaaagAAGGTccagcttgtttgatttttgggttattttatattttattttcaaaagacaaaccttttttttttttttgagaaaaattaccAATAAACTTTtcatagaaaaacaaaattcatatttgaaattaatcaatttttgtTATGTTAAAGAAAAAGATATAAAGTGAATCTAATTATGTCGCGTTATGTTTAATGATTTTGTGACGTCAgtataataattacttattaTTGACATGTTTTTGATGAATGATCGGGACTCTTCTCCTCCACTCCTCCACGTGCGAGTGATGTCATGCATATTGGTTTGAATATCTCGCCAAATAAAAAGATTCTTGCATTTCTTTTTAACCAAATTTGATATACTATAACTCCAAATGTACTCTTGAATGTGTTAGTACAAATAAGTTGTTTCTCTCTTTTCTAGCTATCCATTCATGACCATGGTCATGTGTCATTCTTTGGAGAAGTTAACCTAGTTATACTTGTTGCGAGTTTCATCTATATCCGATTGTGAACAAGTAGCTTTCAAGGAGATGAGTAATTGTCTATATCTATGTTGTGCATAAGACATCGTGTGCATCTAATATAGTCATTAACTTGTTGATTTTCTCTTGTCATTAGACTCTTCCGTTATGCAAATCAATGGATAAAATAAGTGCCTTGACAATTTTGGGAGAATCACACGACATCTTGTCATGAATCGACAATCGACAAACTTTGGGAGAGAAAAAATTCTCATTCCCTTCAATTTTCAAGTTTAGAGTTTCGCACCTCCCGCCACAAAAGATGAAGGATTGCACATGTGCGAGATTGTATCTTATTCTTTTACAGTTTTCGCAAGACCTCGGAACATTGCCAATCATTAATATCTTTTATACTCGAACTGTTGtagtttttttaattcttaGATTCTAAAACTCTATATTAAGACATTAATTGACATTCAAATCAAGGCATGTCATGTTAATTAtttcatcattcaaattatgaataacaataaaattacttataatttttttttataaatttatattaaatataaaaagtatttgAATCATTTTCAAATTCGTTTCttcattaaacaatattttgattcataattgttttatcttcaaataacccaaaatcaaGATCATAGTTAAGCTAATTGGCTCTAGAATAGTAAGTATAGTAAAGGGAAGGTTTTTCTGTTTGGGATTGGATTAATTGGTTCATAAAGttgattaatatgtttttgttgatTAAGATTGAGTTAactgaaaaacagtttgatcaacTAAATCAATCCACTACTACCAAAAGAGAATGTGATTTAGAACTGTTACATACCGATATATACGGTTCAACATCAATTTGTTGGTCTCACTTAATAATAGATAACCAAACTATGGGTTGGGGACGCTCCTCTTGCTATTGGTTTTCTATTCGGATGTCGTCGTTGCTCATTACTTGGTTGATAATTGTTGGACATTGCATTTTTGTCACATGCTTCAGAGTGATGAACTAAATTTCCTAGAGGAGTTTTTATTTAGCTTGGAGGAATAATGATAATGTACTGATTGTGGatcttattataaattaaattataacaaaattcaAAGGAATACCCTATTCTTTAACTTCTCTAGAGTGTCTTTATTTCTCccaaattgtatttttttttggttagctcttatctatctatatatatataatgcttaatttttaaagtgtccaggttgtcgggtcgagagcttgggttaatttaaatatatatatgagagtaaattgatacttaggtcggattgtgggttaacacacccataaacttaaaacggttaaaaataaaattaaaaatgttatatgtatgttttgaacttgtaacataacaaaagaaatataaccctttaaccaactaagctaataataatttatattttaaattcaacaccaaattagataaacgcgggatattttaacaatattagttcaactttttaattaactaatctatatatatataatgatgcttaatttttaaagtgtccggattgctgggtcgagagctgtgattaatttggatatatatgtgatagtaaatggatacttgggccggattgtgggttgacccacccataaacttaaaacagttaaaattaaatttaaaatgttatatgtatgtttcgaatttgcaacataacaaaacaagtacaaccctttaaccaactaagctaataacactttatattttaaattaaacaccaaattagatgaacgcgggatattttaacaatattagttcaactttttaactaactaatctatatatatatataattatgcttaatttttaaactgTCCGGTTTAccgggtcgaaagttgtggttaatttggatatatatgtgagagtaaattgatacttgggtcggattgttggttgacccacccataaacttaaaatggttaaaaataaaattaaaaatgctatatgtatgtttcgaagtTACAACGTAacaaataagtacaaccctttaaccaactaagctaataacactttatattttaaattcaacaccaaattagatgaacgcgagatgttttaacaatattagttcaactttttaaccaactaatatatatataataatgcttaatttttaaagtgtccggattgctgggtcgagagctgtgattaattatggatatatatgtgagagtaaatggatacttgggtcggattgtgcgtcgacccacccataaacttaaaacggttaaaaataaaattaaaaatgttatatgtatgttttgaacttgcaacttaacaaaacaagtacaaccttttaaccaattaggctaataacattttatattttaaatttaacacaaaattagatgaacgcgggatatattttaacaatataaattcaattttttaactaactaatctatatatatatataatgatgcttaatttttaaagtgtccgaattgtcggggcgagagttgtggttaatttggatatatatgtgagagtaaatggatacttgggtcggattgtgggttgacccgcccataaacttaaaacggttaaaaataaaattaaaaatgctatatttatgtttcgaactttcaacctaacaaaaacaagtacaacccttaaACAAATGTGATTTtgatgtggtttgtcgatggataataggccagtatcaattgaaagtggttacaaaaatatgaatcaaatatttgattaaccagagtgtgaggtcacgatgttaaatattaaaaaatatgaatcaaatatttgattaaccaaagtgaaagtgtaatgtcacgagatgagaggttcattcgaaaaaaattctatttttttattataatatattattcgtgatttattaagaattttaaatattgaatacatattattattatttattaaatttattttatttaaattgttattcgTGTGGATCGCACAAAAATCTTCCTAGTTTTATATGAAGAAGAGAATATACTTATGAAACTgcaattcttaatttatttgtttattttcagttaaacttttacttaataacttaatattttttttaatctaaagtAGAAAGATACTATGATTGCATAGTcattgttaataatatattattctatgtattcttattatatttactaatttaactCAGGTATAAATatctttatcattttaaatatatatgtataatattattttattttctttcttctaacatggtatcagagcttatGTTTTAGGTTTTATATCTATTTAGggtttgtgtatttatttttgaatattgatATTTACATTGATTCAACTTTCTTGGACAAGTCTTCTAAATTTGTATTCTCTACCGTTGATGGTGCCACAAATACTTCATTAGAGAACACTTTTCCCAAATTCTCTCTTAAAGACATTCAATCACTTTTACAAAAATTTCAATCGAATTATGGTACTACATCTTCTCCAATCTTATCTTCTCCGGTGATATCTACCACACCAAGTACTATctcattgtttttaatttaggatattGTAATCATATGACTTTGAATCCTATTTTCTCACATCAACTAGAAATGCTATTATTCTGCATGTTGTCTATACTGCTGATAATACTTTTTGAATGTTCAAACTATTGGTACCACTCAAACTTCTATATTGTCCTTAcctgaaatattttttgttccaAAACTTtcattaaatcttatttatgtTGGACAAATATGTGATCTTGGTTTTAACATAACTTTTTTGAGTAATGATTGTGTTGTGCAAGATcctcaaacaaataaaatcattggAACATGATATAAGGTTGGACGATTATTTGAACTCACTTCTCTATCTCTTCCATCAAAAAATTTTTGTTGGATCTATCACTTCTCAAATTTGGAACTCTCGATTAGGTCATCCTTCTACAGATCGTTTGAGTTCTATAATTTTAAGTGGTTCTTTAGGCCTTATTAAGACGAAACTTTTGATTGTGTTTCTTGTGAGCTTTCTAAAGGGCATgctttaccttttttttttcccTTAATGATTATAATCCTTAGCACATTTTCATATGATTCACTATGATATTTGGGGTCTTGCACCACATTATACTATGGGTGGTTTGAAATATTATGTGATATTTATTAacgatttttatcattatacatGGATCTATTTGATGCGTAATATGTCTGAATTGTCCTCAATttacattcaatttattaatatgatcTATACTCAATTTTCttccaaaattaaaatcttGCGCACTAATAATGCCATGAAATACAAAGACACAAAATTCATAGAGTTTCTAACCCAAGAAGACACAATTATTCAAAGATCTTGTCCTGTAACTTCTCAGCAAAATGGTCGAGTAGAACAAAAACATAGACACCTTCTTAATGTTGTTTGAGTCATTCTCATCTCGTCTTCTTGTCTCGATAACTTTTGGGGAGAAGTAACTTTCACCATTGTTTATACTATCAATTGTATTCATTCTCATAATATTGTGAGTCAATTTATGTCATCTTCTCGTACTATTAACTTCTCTATCGTTCTTTGCATATTATGTTACATCAGATGAACTTTATTTAATGGACTATATTTTGCTCACTCTTCTCCTCTAGAGCTACGAGCATACTTTGATATTGATTGGGCAGGGGATCCAACTGATCATCGATCCACTACTGATTATTGTTTCTTTCTTGGCACATCTCTCATTTCATGGAGAAGAAACAAATTGTTGTTTCTCGCTCTAGTACAGAATCTAAATAGCGTGCTCTTGTAGATATTACCTTTGAACTTCTTTGGCTACGATGGTTACTCCATGATATTGGTGTTCCTTCATCCTATGTTATTCCTATCTTctgtgataataataataatagtgcaATACAGATTGCTCATAATGATTTATCTCACGAACGTACCAAACATATTGAAATTGATTGTCTTCTGACACAATATCATGTCATTAATTGTACCATataattgattcatatttcttcgCAAGTTCAAATTGCCGACATTTTTACCAAATCTCATTCTCCTTAGTGTTTTCAAGATTTAGTCTTCAATCTCAAGTTATTCAATTCTCTTCCGCCTTGAGTTTGAGAGAgattgttaataatatattattttatacttattatataattttattatattactaatGTAACTCAGGTATAAATACCTCTAtcatcttaaatatatatatatatatatatatatgcaaaatattattttctttcttctaaCCATCGTACGTACCGTAAATTTCAAGTTAACGTGTTCCGAGTGAAAATTAAACTTCTTACTTAAATTAAGATAGGATgattattgatataatttttagttgAAAAATTAGATCATCCTCAATTACACACTAGATATGTCGATATGACTTAGATCTTGTTTTATATTGACTTTTTTGAGATTTTATCCAAAACTTTGTATTTTCCCTCTTTCACCTCATATATCCAACCAATTATTTTATCCATGAAAAtactaaaatgtattttatttaatgtctTGTATCTTAtctatttaaatgatataatagtTATTAAGCTTACAAAAACTAGTTTTAAAGAAGATTAAGTTAAACAAAGATTTTACCgaaaatctaaataaaacaaGCTACAAATCTGAAATCGAATGCATATTTTCATTGAGATGGATGCTTGATATGGACTTTTGTTTACATCTCCATATAAGAGGATCTTGAACTTAGTAGATCATGATCTATTATCTGTCATAACTTGTTCTCAATGTTTTATCTCACTATGGAATAATAAAACTAggttaaaaagaagaagaagaagaaaagggtAAAGAGAAGATACAAATTAACAACGGCAGCCATAAAGGAGGtaagaaaaagagagagaagataAGGGCATTGGAAATTGGAGAGAACCAAACAAATTAAGCAACAGTCGTCAGACAAACAGGCCGTGTCTTCCGGGCGATAAatcccccccccccccctccATTCTAAAGAAAAAGACAACAACTATATAATTACTATAATAATCTCAATtgtataattaataaacaaactaatttaaataaaaaaaagcaaTCTAATAGTTATtccaaaacatatatatatatatatatgaatgaacattaaattatattattcatctttTATGTAGGAATTATGCCGAGTTAAAACcgaatctaaaaaaatattacctaTTAAATCTTTGtctatcataattttttttaaattataataattttgtactaataattaataagatagaCCAATATGTAtactttgtttcttctttttttaacatttataagtTGACACaaatttttaacttaattttatttaaaacgtttttaatgaaaataagagTTAAAACTTTTAACACTGAAACTAGGTTAGTCAGTTGGATAAAAGGTCTAAAATTGttgtaaaattttgtttgaaaaattataatgattatttaaaaaaagttaagagatgaagaaagtTTGACTAGATTGGGGAGTGTGCAAATGGTGATGCCATAGGAAGAAGAAACCGAAGTGTGTGGGCGTGGGCGTGATTGCTGCTTCTGCTCTCTTTAAGGCGTGCCTGTTTTTGTATCTTGCTCTTTGGACCCACCAccttatttacattattttgaaaattttcaataaaataaaatattttttattttttacttccaCATAAATGTCACAATGATCTTTCtaattatgttattaataaGAATTTAAGTCATAGTTTGtactaaaatgttttttttttatggtttcATAGTTTGGTTGTAATCGATGATTAAATGGATTAAtggaaaattttcttttaaaaaaataaatagtttaatttatatatgaaaacaacaacaacaaaataggTATTGTTTCAAATGATACAAATAAATGAactcatcattaattattatgtctGTCTATTTGATTAGTGATGTacaaaattattacaaatcatATAAGCTCTTGATGGGTTGTTGTATTTTTGGGTGTTACACAACTTGCAAAAGGCCAAATTTGGTCAAATGAGAAATCTTTCCAATTCCTTTTAGCACttgacataataataataataatggcaagagaagaaaaaagaatCTATGAGTGAACTTGTGGTTAGGGTTTCATAAGACCTAAacaaaaccttttttttatgtttCCCTATAACTTGTGGTTAGGGTTAGAGATAGACCAAAAtactaacttttttattttatttttgtggtGTAGAAGAAGAAAGATGGAGTTGAGACCGGCATATTATAAAGGCTATTTGTTTAGTTTTAGGAGCATAGAAAGCATGGATAGGGACCGAACCTCTTTCATTTATGGGTTTACTTTATCTACTCACCAACCATGTTTTTTTCTTCCTTCACATgctcatgtttttttttttataaactatatatttttttcattcattaacaAGTTGTGAAGATCACAAAGACCTTGGACAAAATCAAGTCATGACCAACTAAAATAAATGACAACAACAAGACATCAAAGTATGAGACAAAAATGGTTGAATAACAACAAATCATTCTGTAACAAATATTGTTTCACCaatcaataatttatcaattaaaataattaaataccctctctttttattattttataaaatatttttttattaaatattaatatttttttaatttatttcactaAATAATTCAAGTTTTCATAACTCATATATAACCTAAATTCGAACAAAACCTAGGAATTGAAACCAATGTTAATTCAAGCTTTCTTAATTTTAAGATTCACGGTTGTTGTTTTCTTGACAATTAAAGTGTGTAAGTTTGTCGTTCAAACTTagattgatttatttttcattctacCTCCAAATATTCTTCACACTAGAAAATTGTTATCTAAAGATAAtagatattatat is part of the Impatiens glandulifera chromosome 1, dImpGla2.1, whole genome shotgun sequence genome and encodes:
- the LOC124922620 gene encoding AT-hook motif nuclear-localized protein 22-like, with the translated sequence MDHNRPLPPPFRDLQLHHSPFQFQNHHHQNPPSANSDDENSGSGGGGVGQKRDRGDDSSNTATTPSGGEVSRRPRGRPAGSKNKPKPPIIITRDSPNALRSHVMEIANGCDIIESVSVFATRRQRGVCLLSGNGTVANVTLKQPATPGAVVSLHGRFEILSLSGSFLPPPAPPAASSLTIYLAGGQGQVVGGTVVGPLIAAGPVIIMAASFGNAAYERLPLEEEEVALPLPSPPTGTSIEQNQQQNQNQQQQQIMNEGNASSLMNHGLPQNLLNSCQMPAEAFWATGRPPF